A single window of Eucalyptus grandis isolate ANBG69807.140 chromosome 1, ASM1654582v1, whole genome shotgun sequence DNA harbors:
- the LOC104441825 gene encoding LOW QUALITY PROTEIN: protein MEI2-like 2 (The sequence of the model RefSeq protein was modified relative to this genomic sequence to represent the inferred CDS: deleted 1 base in 1 codon), whose product MERNSKGLTFGNFEGPSKVPSANIPRKVGFGAWGMPHEAHASNDTSLFSSSLPVLPHEKLNFTESGNFGHSIDDNFPKLSKLSQQLEETDPLEDLETSAIGNLLPDDEDELLAGIIDVLDLGGLPIQLDDTEEYDFFGSGGGMELDYDPQDNSTIDLSKLSISDGFTNGFGHYALTNGSGTVAGEHPYGEHPSRTLFVRNINSNIEDSELRSLFEQYGDIRTLYTACKHRGFVMISYYDIRAARTAMRALQNKPLRRRKLDIHFSIPKDNPSEKDINQGTLVVFNLDASVSNDELRQIFGAYGEVKEIRETPHKRHHKFVEFYDVRAAEAALRALNRSEIAGKRIKLEPSRPGGARRNLMQQLSLELEQDESRAFRHQVGSPIASSPPGNWIQFASPIEHSPLHTFSKSPGLGSPNSLQSNHLPGLASILPAQSSTSPNFAAIGKDQGRINHVNQIYPNADSTKGVTFPHSNSFPEHSLSTSPGPVFPLAESSPNTSSVGTLSGPQFLWGSPTPYTERSNSSAWPTSSVGRSFVSSRQGQGFSYASRNNAFLSTQQLHHVGSAPTGVPMDKHIGFFPESPESSFMNSVAFGRLGRANGNYMMNMGSHGNINAGIGIPGNITENGSPNFGMMSLPRHPPSFYGNGSYPGLGETGIEVLAERSRSRQTGVNQMDNKKQYQLDLEKIMNGEDTRTTLMIKNIPNKYTSKMLLAAIDEYHKGTYDFLYLPIDFKNKCNVGYAFINMVSPSNIIPFFKTFNGKKWEKFNSEKVASLAYARIQGKVALVSHFQNSSLMNEDKRCRPILFHSEGQETEDQESLLTGNLNVYIRQADGSYAGDLLESPKGSLDEKPDRN is encoded by the exons CCCTCCAAGGTTCCTTCAGCAAATATTCCAAGAAAAGTAGGATTTGGTGCATGGGGGATGCCGCATGAGGCACATGCCTCAAATGATACTAGCTTGTTTTCTAGCTCATTACCCGTCCTTCCTCATGAAAAGT TGAACTTCACTGAGTCTGGGAATTTTGGCCATTCTATTGATGACAACTTCCCAAAGCTAAGTAAGTTGAGCCAACAACTTGAAGAGACTGATCCACTTGAAGATCTTGAAACAAGTGCAATTGGAAATTTGCTTCCTGACGATGAAGACGAGCTTCTAGCTGGCATAATAGATGTCCTTGACTTAGGCGGATTGCCCATTCAGCTGGATGATACAGAAGAATATGATTTTTTCGGTAGTGGAGGAGGAATGGAACTGGACTATGATCCTCAGGACAATTCAACTATTGACCTGTCAAAGTTAAGCATATCTGATGGCTTTACAAATGGGTTTGGTCACTATGCTCTTACAAATGGTTCCGGAACAGTGGCTGGGGAACATCCGTATGGTGAGCATCCTTCGAGGACACTGTTTGTACGGAACATTAATAGCAATATTGAAGATTCTGAATTGAGATCTCTGTTTGAG CAATATGGCGATATAAGGACTCTATACACTGCATGTAAGCATCGTGGATTTGTGATGATTTCATACTATGACATTCGAGCTGCCCGCACGGCAATGCGTGCATTGCAAAATAAGCCCTTGAGACGAAGAAAACTTGATATTCATTTCTCCATACCTAAG GATAATCCGTCAGAGAAGGATATAAATCAAGGAACTCTTGTAGTTTTCAATTTGGATGCTTCCGTATCAAATGATGAGCTTCGTCAAATATTTGGTGCTTATGGGGAAGTCAAAGAG ATCAGGGAAACTCCCCACAAGAGACATCATAAGTTTGTAGAATTTTATGATGTGAGAGCTGCGGAGGCAGCTCTCAGAGCATTAAACAGGAGTGAAATTGCTGGGAAACGCATAAAACTCGAACCTAGTAGACCTGGTGGTGCACGTCGGAA CTTGATGCAGCAACTTAGCCTAGAGCTGGAGCAGGATGAATCTCGAGCTTTCCGGCACCAAGTAGGTTCACCAATTGCCAGCTCTCCTCCTG GTAATTGGATACAGTTTGCGAGTCCCATTGAGCACAGTCCTTTGCATACTTTTAGTAAATCCCCTGGACTGGGATCTCCTAATTCTCTACAGAGCAACCATCTGCCTGGGTTAGCTTCGATTCTCCCAGCTCAGTCATCTACTTCACCAAATTTTGCAGCCATTGGCAAGGATCAAGGAAGAATTAATCATGTCAACCAGATTTATCCAAATGCTGATTCTACAAAAGGAGTGACCTTTCCTCATTCTAATTCCTTTCCTGAGCATAGTCTCAGCACAAGTCCTGGACCTGTTTTTCCCTTGGCTGAGTCAAGTCCGAATACATCTTCTGTTGGAACTTTATCTGGTCCTCAATTTCTTTGGGGTTCTCCCACTCCCTATACCGAGCGATCCAATTCATCTGCCTGGCCCACATCTTCAGTT GGGCGTTCATTTGTCTCCAGCAGACAGGGACAAGGATTTTCATATGCCAGTCGCAATAATGCATTTCTGAGTACCCAACAATTACATCATGTGGGATCCGCTCCAACTGGTGTACCTATGGACAAGCATATTGGTTTCTTCCCTGAGTCACCAGAATCGTCATTCATGAACTCAGTTGCCTTTGGAAGGCTGGGTCGAGCAAATGGAAATTACATGATGAACATGGGTTCTCATGGCAATATAAATGCTGGTATAGGCATTCCTGGAAACATAACTGAAAATGGTTCTCCTAATTTTGGAATGATGTCATTGCCTAGGCATCCTCCTTCGTTCTATGGAAATGGTTCATATCCTGGGTTAGGAGAAACCGGCATTGAAGTATTAGCTGAACGGAGTCGAAGTCGGCAGACTGGTGTAAACCAGATGGACAACAAGAAGCAGTATCAACTTGATCTAGAAAAAATTATGAACGGCGAAGACACtagaactacattgatgatcaAGAACATCCCTAATAA GTACACTTCAAAAATGCTGCTTGCTGCAATTGATGAATATCACAAAGGGACATATGATTTCCTGTACTTGCCCATTGATTTCAAG AATAAATGCAATGTGGGTTACGCCTTCATTAATATGGTTTCGCCGTCAAACATTATTCCTTTCTTTAAG ACATTTAATGGGAAGAAGTGGGAGAAGTTTAACAGCGAAAAGGTTGCTTCACTGGCGTATGCTCGAATCCAGGGCAAGGTTGCACTCGTCTCTCACTTTCAGAATTCAAGCTTGATGAATGAAGATAAGCGGTGCCGTCCAATTCTCTTTCACTCAGAGGGCCAAGAGACTGAGGATCAG GAGTCTTTACTCACTGGAAATTTGAATGTGTACATTCGTCAAGCGGATGGTTCTTATGCTGGGGATTTACTGGAGAGTCCAAAGGGCAGTCTGGATGAGAAGCCCGACAGGAATTAG